GATTCGTTCGATTGCATGGTTCGATTGTATATTGCGTTTGTTTACTGTGTGTTAAAAAACATGGTGGCACTTTTCTAAATATCCTAACGTGTGTTACATAAATTCGCAACTATGCCTATGGCGATGAACGATGTTTTCGTCCTTGGTGTTACGGGAGTTCGCGGCAACTTAGACAATGGTATGGACAATGACGAAAATGTTTCGTCAAATTtcgcgtttgtgacggattgcttcgcgcagattgcgcataacttgcaggtaatattcgtTACTGACCGTTCTATCTACCGGCAACAACTCGcgatgcaccacgaccctgcaatccaagaaaactgtaagcaaagCTGTTCACATTCGATCAAAAGTGGCTTTTCGACTTTCACATTTTCATGGCCCTCTagaaaaattttgaaccaccgataagcaatgcttttggtcttaaaagcttcaccataacATTTCacagttaacatttcaattgcgtccatgctcttaatttcgtttttaacacaaaatttgataaagattctatgccattcattttttttttttgaagagaaaaaatcgCCGACGGGgcaagacacgtgcacagtaaaacagctgttaaaaataaactgaGCATTGAAAATAACCGaaattttcaccataagtcactgacatgtgtagcaacctaacgccacataAAAGTCgaataaagcattttctttaaaatcacaaatttcCGGATACTTTATTGTCACAATTCGACGCTTGAACTTTTAGTTGAAAGGTCCATTCAttatatttatgtataaaatatagAACATGCCTCTAACTAACTAATTAAAAATCACGTGGATTTTATAAAATTATGCCCGACACACCGGACCGCATACGTATTTGTATATACTGACCCACGTGATATCATCAACaagataaaacaaatttaGTATTTTTAACACTAACAATGTTACATACCATCATGATTGTTCGCAGAGCAGCTACTATTGTTCTGTCCGGGAGAACCTGGTGCAGACAGCAGCAGTTCTTCGTTGATTGGGGAACCTTCGCGCGAATTGTCCGTATAATTAGAAGAAACCGGCGCAGATCTTGGCATACCGAATGGAGAACGACCACATTGCGAACATTGCattttgggttttttcttATAGCACTGGTCTATCTGCTTCTGCTTGCGGGATGGATCTATCGTCCAAAAGTGGGCATTGAACAGTTGgtttggtgcaattttcccTTTGTTGAAATAACTTAtgatgaaacagaaaaaaacagaatacaaaaagaaattaaattaattgcgAACAAGAGAAACACGATTATAGATCGATCCAACAATGGCAACGAAAACATCCGTGTGATGACAATCCGATATGAGAGTACTTGATGATAATGCGATATGAGAGTATGAGACGACGGATCTTGTTTGGTACCTGGTTCGATTTAAAATATGCTTGAGCGATAATTATAGTTTTGTTCTTCAAATCGGTATGCAAACTACAAATATATCTGTATTTTGTTTATGGTTTACGACAAAAATACTGTATAGTTGTGACGCTACGTTAAGTGAGTCAGGCTTTTGTATGCTTCTAGAAAATTTGAATCACAAGGTCATTGTCGAAAACAGATTTGGGTTTCGGATTCtccaaatcaaataaatcacaaaTATAAGGTTGACTAAAACGTAATCCTCGACTTCCATAGTGACTTACCTACCCATGCTCAAGGCATGGCGGACTGAATTTCGCCAACTCTTGATAGGGCAGGTACGATAATAGGGATAATTTGTCAATATAAACGAGTAGATTCCAGACAATGTTAACTGTTTTTCTGGCGATGCAGATATAGCTTGCACGATAAGCTGCGCATAACTATACGGTGGTTTGTCACTTTCCAAAGATTGTGTAGCAGGTGCTTGAAATTCCTAttggtaaacaaataaaaaacaaagatTAAACATAAAGTAAATTGATCATATATATGCGCATATGTTAGCATACACCTACAGAataattgttgttgttggtattGGTGCCAGTAGAGTGATTAATGTTGctatggtgatgatgattgctACTGTACTGGGCAAAGTCGGGGACGTTTTGCCTAGGACTAGTTGGGCAGCTATTTGCAGCACTTATCGTACCCGTCGGCGACGGGTAGCCGCTGCCGACActtcctccaccaccgccgtgtaTGTCACTACCACGACCACCACTTCCTCCACTTACGCCACCAACAAGACTACCACGACAGCGTCCACGCGGAATGTCGTTCAGAAGGCCCTGTCCGGTTCCACCGCTAGCCCCCTGCTCGGAAGGAATCGAAATTTTTTGTGGCGCATAGATTACGCTGCACGATGGTGATTTGTTGCCCGAAACGCAGAGAGCACCACCGGTGCTGGTACTGCTACCGCCGCTGCCCACGCTATTGCTGGTGATATTTTGCAGTGGGATGCTCATGGGACAGCCAGTGATTTTTACTGGTGTATGCTCGTTTAAATCGATCATAATACCATTGTTGGCTAGACCAATCAGATTTTCGAACTGGATTTTGATATTCGTACTTGGAAAGCGGATACTGCATCTacaacgaaataaaaacaaaatttgtatTAATGTAAGCAATTATTATTGATAGTATAATGAATACATACAATCAATGACAACTAACATATTTGTAACGATTTAATACTAATATACTGGTAGTGATGTAGGATAAAGTAAAAATTATTGCctattttatgatttttataaacaatgtttttacTAAAAAACATATTGGCCGTTGTTATCGTTacctttttttcatttttcgggTAACTTCATATTTAAATCGGTGTAGAACTTCTGTGATTTACCAGTTTTTACTGGCTCTCGCTTAACCAATTTTATACCATTAAGAGAATTTGGCAAGGACCAAAAAATAGTAGTCGGATATGATCCGTGTGGATGCACCAAAACATTCTAACCAAATTTCAATCCCATCAAACGCACAGCATTGTTAGCCGTCAATTCATGATTTGAAGTGTTTTGTGTGACAGATCACCTGCTTTAATCATGTTTTAATCATGTAAGCGCTTGCGTTGATTCTTCTCATATTTAATCCATTCCTCATTTTCAGAAATAAGTCGCTTCAAAAATGGTTAGATCTAGCAGGGAAGATATGAGCAGGTTTAGTTTTTAGATTAGGGTTTCAATGTTGGTACTTCGGAAAATCAAACTTTTCAGTTTCATCAAACAACAGAACGTACCTATTAATATGCCACTCAAGTATCGAGCTTTTACGATAAACCTGCTCTTCATAAATGATTCCAAACCGTTATGTGGTTAACGTTTCAAGCGTTAAATGCATTTTCTGACAGCTTCCAAGCCAATCGTGCACCACTATGATCAATACTATAAATACTATTGATACTGTAGTtgtaattttaaaacacactctatatattaggttggggaaaagccaatcgacgtttttcacgatagatgctttagtgatcgatagctcgtgaagtatcgattgtacagtttcaagttttgggctcgttttaaagctgatactttacacttaaacaGATGCTTTcactatttattgtttgttccattcgtttgtgcaGTTACatggtgttaacaatggaagtcaccatagagaaaattcggtacattttacaatttttctttgaaaaaggcgaaaattcaagctaggcagCTGAAGTTTTGCAtgatgtttatggtgccgatactctaacagctagctacgtgaaattttggttttgtcGACCCGTGTCAGTTATGTTAAAGCCGGCATGTTGATCGACATCGgcaatcaaagttgatcggcatgttagtagtcagagcatcgaccagaACCTAAAGATTAAgaatcaaatagttttaagccatttgtcatgtgcatatttgacgcaaatcggaaaattgaaagcatgaaaacaaacaaaattaaccacGTCATAACTAGACATGAATCTATGCTGACGATGAGACATGAATCTACGCTTACGACTCGGACACGACCCACCAATCGAGTGAATAATCGAGTGATAAAGGTTAACCTTGTATAAATATGGCCACAAACTGAAAAAAACACGTTACAGCAAGTTAAAAATCAAGGTCATGTTGACAGTACCATGGTATATCCTCCTCAAATGAATTTAGAAAAATATATATAGAGTTTCTGAATTACGAACAAATTCCGTTTTTTTACAAGAAGACATACAAGAGATAAACATGCATTGAAATGTAGAAAGATGATTTATGAAGGTAAGAAAGGTGAAAGGTGATtaatgaaagtaaaaataacCTAACACATATTTCTTTACTAATAATGTGTATTCAATGTGACATCACAAAACATATCCAATACTAATCCAATTTACACATGCTAATTACTTACAGTTTCGGCAATTTGTACGGTTCGCCACTTTTACGATGAAATACGTTGTCAATAAAGACACCGTTCTTGCTAAGGCAGAACAGCGTAAACTCGTCGTTCATATCATGTTGAATGATGAAGTGCTTTCGAGAGACCAAGCTGTTTTTCCCAACATGAAAATCGACCAGCGACTTGGATGAATTGCGACCAACTTCGATTACGTCCTCGCTTATCAGCAACATGTTGTCCTTACTAATCAGCCGTCCGATGAAATTGTAATAGATCGCCGTATTACTATTACTAATACCACCAGCTGAGTTATTAACCGTTCCCATAACACTACTGCCAATGTTTAAATGTTGCGGCACATTACCCAACGGTTCTGGTGTAATCACACTCACTTCGCCATTACCACGGGATGGTATACAATCTTGCGTTGCACCTGACATCATGCTGCGGTAAGTATTTGAGAACCCACAATCACGAAAGCAAGCAAAATAAGCAGCCCAAACCGACTGCACCAATACACAACTATTCCTGCTGCTAGTCTGTAGTTTAGTTCACTTCCGCTAAGTAGGCCAACTTATTATTTAATTCACATGAACAAGCACTAAAACACGCTATTTTATGTACAGCCACGAGCATATAGCTTTAGGAAACGTTACGGGTATTTTGAGTGTATATTTCTGCACAAAATGTTTGAGTTATAGTCAATGTGTTGTATTTCTTCCAGCACTCCACATTACATGTTGGTTtctaaaaaaacaaaaacgagaaaGGAATAACTTGAATTAAACAAACAGAAGAACTAAACAGACAACGACCTAAAGTATTATTGCTATTAGAAAGGTATTGTGGCTATTGTAATGGTCGCAAACGCAACTTCTTTATCACTTGCAGTCGCGAATGATGATAACATTGCCAATATTGGGAAACTGGTCATACTGCCCGCTATGCATAGACATGTCCTAGACGATACGATACGCAATTCCAAGAGACATGCATGAATATGCACAGGAAGACAATAACATATATGAGACATTACGGAAATACTGATCTTTTCATAACATTCACCTGCAACCCTGGTTGGAGTCGGAGCTACTATTGACAGGCCAATCGTCTACCGACCGACATGATCTCATCTCAGTGTTCAACTCAGCAAGTGTTTAAgcaaaaattaataataaaagtttTACGGAGTAACGCGCTGCTGAATGGCCTTAGTGGCGAGCCGGTTAAAACAGCTAGTctcaattcaattttcaatttaatttcaattttgacaaaacaaaattttgtcaagcctaattttttttgacAAGCTTAATGATCTTCAAATAATCCATAACAACACAGTGTTAAGCTATGTACAAACTGTCGAAGAGATATAGACGCTAGACGCACATGATTTACTTTACAATACAGTGCATGTGGGACATTATACAAATTTCAAGCCATCACCATCTTAGTTGTTTTCCCTCATCTTCGTTGGTTTTGCTCATTCGGTAATTTGGGTAGTTCAGGGTAGTCAGAAACGCTTCGCGTTGTCCTGGGacctggcctgggttcgatttcCTAGTCCGGTGTGACAGGGGGATTGGAGCGTTGGGCATAAAATAAGAAGTAAAATGCTAGTTTTGGTTTGCTGGAAATGCAAACATCGCTCTCCATTATTTATCAGACCTTGaactacactgcttttcataatgatagcctcacccgttttttcagactgaggctaagacaaaacgctgaacctatttttcgtagatgaggaatcaattagttttgcaaaagaaacaatatccattgtttggttttccgaaataaaaattattttgacttgagGAGccgaaaaacgataaaacggctgtttcaaaatgatagcctcacttGTAAAACtcagtcctagtccagtcctactaaaagtagttgaattgtcaagtaactgagttttattatctcagtagtctcgcatatttcctgtagtcaattggccattttgataaaaaatggatcGTGGAACTCAATTAGGAGAAGGTGAAAAATTGAAGCGTACGATAGTGTTTGGAAGTCAAATCGTGAAATAGCCTTAGAAACGATTTCCAAAGGTTGTCAgtaattacttgaaagatccatcggaatatgggactcggaagtcatctggACGGCCAAAATTACTTTACCTTCGAGATGAACGAAGAGTAGTTAAAACTGcgtctaacactacgaaaTGTTTTCGGcgtattaaaaattaattccacatgaatgtttgctatgctacaatctggagaactcttagttcctctgtaagcattgccagagaatcaatgagaaaaattccagtaatgaagacacaccacaaagcagcaagattgcaatttgcgaacgagcatatgtcatggaaagatgaatggaattatgtaagctatcgatacattgagttctccaatatttgagttttttttaagttcaggtcgtttggagtgacgaaaagaaattcaatcttGATGGGCcggatggtttttg
This window of the Anopheles cruzii chromosome X, idAnoCruzAS_RS32_06, whole genome shotgun sequence genome carries:
- the LOC128277569 gene encoding forkhead box protein K1-like; translation: MSGATQDCIPSRGNGEVSVITPEPLGNVPQHLNIGSSVMGTVNNSAGGISNSNTAIYYNFIGRLISKDNMLLISEDVIEVGRNSSKSLVDFHVGKNSLVSRKHFIIQHDMNDEFTLFCLSKNGVFIDNVFHRKSGEPYKLPKLCSIRFPSTNIKIQFENLIGLANNGIMIDLNEHTPVKITGCPMSIPLQNITSNSVGSGGSSTSTGGALCVSGNKSPSCSVIYAPQKISIPSEQGASGGTGQGLLNDIPRGRCRGSLVGGVSGGSGGRGSDIHGGGGGSVGSGYPSPTGTISAANSCPTSPRQNVPDFAQYSSNHHHHSNINHSTGTNTNNNNYSEFQAPATQSLESDKPPYSYAQLIVQAISASPEKQLTLSGIYSFILTNYPYYRTCPIKSWRNSVRHALSMGSYFNKGKIAPNQLFNAHFWTIDPSRKQKQIDQCYKKKPKMQCSQCGRSPFGMPRSAPVSSNYTDNSREGSPINEELLLSAPGSPGQNNSSCSANNHDGSHQSSYPNTADHHPTEVYEEDEQMEYESDDYEACNKRQKM